In a genomic window of Flavobacterium crassostreae:
- a CDS encoding DUF1801 domain-containing protein, whose amino-acid sequence MTLNTHPKVAAVFASYPDTIREKMCFLRDLIIETATETPKITTLEETLKWGEPSFITKQGSTLRMDWKKHSPDQYALYFQCNSSLVTTFRMVFGQQFKYQGERAILFSVDQKIPVNEVKKCIQAALLYHQVKHLKFLGIVD is encoded by the coding sequence ATGACTCTAAATACCCATCCAAAAGTAGCCGCTGTATTTGCAAGTTATCCAGATACTATACGAGAAAAAATGTGTTTTTTGAGAGATTTAATTATAGAAACCGCTACAGAAACCCCCAAAATCACTACTCTAGAAGAAACCTTAAAATGGGGAGAACCTAGTTTTATTACCAAACAAGGCAGCACCTTAAGAATGGACTGGAAAAAACATAGTCCGGACCAATATGCTCTTTATTTTCAATGCAATAGCAGTTTAGTTACAACTTTTAGAATGGTTTTTGGCCAACAATTTAAGTACCAAGGAGAACGAGCCATACTGTTTTCTGTAGATCAAAAAATACCCGTAAACGAAGTAAAAAAATGCATCCAAGCTGCCTTATTGTATCATCAAGTAAAA
- the clpB gene encoding ATP-dependent chaperone ClpB, with product MNINKFTTKSQEAIQQAQQLAQGYGQQQIENEHLFKALFEVDENVTPFVLKKLNVNVPLFIQVLDSTIASFPKVSGAEIMLSRTTNSTLNEAEILAKKRNDEYVSIEHLILAIFASKSKVAQILKDQGVTEKDLNAAIDELRKGERVTSASAEETYNSLNKYAKNLNELAQSGKLDPVIGRDEEIRRVLQILTRRTKNNPMLVGEPGVGKTAIAEGLAHRIVDGDVPDNLKNKIVFSLDMGALIAGAKYKGEFEERLKAVVKEVTAAQGDIVLFIDEIHTLVGAGGGEGAMDAANILKPALARGELRAIGATTLDEYQKYFEKDKALERRFQKIIIEEPDTESAISILRGIKEKYETHHQVQIKDEAIIAAVELSQRYITNRFLPDKAIDLMDEAASKIRMEINSKPEELDVLDRKVMQLEIEIEAIKREKDESKLKVLGMELANLKEDRNTIYTKWKSEKEVVDRVQAIKTEIEDYKYEAERAEREGDYGKVAEIRYGKIKEAQERLAILHQELIENQADGSALIKEEVTREDIAEVVAKWTGIPVMKMLQGEREKLLHLEQELHQRVVGQEEAIEAVSDAVRRSRAGLQDMRKPVGTFLFLGTTGVGKTELAKALAEYLFDDENAMTRIDMSEYQERHSVSRLVGAPPGYVGYDEGGQLTEAVRRKPYSVILLDEIEKAHPDTFNILLQVLDEGRLTDNKGRLADFKNTIIIMTSNIGSQIIQDKFENLKASMEDTTEAAKAEVLGLLKQTVRPEFINRIDEIVMFTPLTTANITKIVGLQLKSVTKMLALQGITMDATPDAIAHLSEKGYDPQFGARPVKRVIQREVLNQLSKEILAGKITTDSIILLDAFDGKLVFRNQSELVQ from the coding sequence ATGAACATAAATAAATTTACCACTAAATCTCAGGAAGCCATCCAACAAGCACAGCAATTAGCCCAAGGATATGGTCAGCAGCAAATTGAGAACGAACACCTTTTTAAAGCCTTATTTGAAGTAGATGAAAATGTCACGCCATTTGTTTTAAAAAAATTAAACGTAAACGTGCCCTTATTTATCCAAGTATTAGATAGCACTATTGCGAGTTTCCCGAAAGTTTCGGGTGCCGAAATTATGCTCTCTCGGACAACCAACTCTACCTTAAACGAAGCCGAAATTCTGGCCAAAAAAAGAAACGACGAATACGTGTCTATAGAACACTTGATCTTGGCAATTTTTGCATCCAAGAGTAAAGTGGCACAAATTTTAAAAGACCAAGGCGTAACAGAAAAAGATTTAAATGCAGCCATTGATGAACTACGAAAAGGAGAAAGAGTAACCTCTGCCTCTGCAGAAGAAACCTACAACTCTTTAAATAAATATGCCAAAAACCTCAACGAATTAGCCCAATCCGGAAAATTAGATCCCGTAATTGGTAGAGACGAAGAAATCCGTAGGGTATTGCAAATACTAACCCGTAGAACCAAAAACAACCCCATGCTTGTAGGAGAACCAGGGGTAGGTAAAACGGCCATTGCGGAAGGTTTAGCACACCGAATTGTAGATGGGGATGTGCCTGATAATTTAAAAAACAAAATAGTATTCTCCCTAGATATGGGAGCGCTAATTGCAGGTGCTAAATACAAAGGGGAGTTTGAAGAACGTTTAAAAGCAGTAGTAAAAGAGGTAACTGCAGCACAGGGAGATATTGTGCTTTTTATAGATGAAATCCATACCCTTGTAGGAGCTGGTGGTGGCGAAGGAGCAATGGATGCCGCTAATATTTTAAAGCCAGCCTTAGCTCGTGGAGAATTAAGAGCCATTGGTGCCACCACCTTGGATGAATACCAAAAATATTTTGAAAAAGACAAAGCCTTAGAACGCCGTTTTCAGAAAATAATCATTGAAGAACCAGATACCGAAAGTGCCATTTCTATCCTAAGAGGTATCAAAGAAAAATACGAAACACACCATCAAGTACAAATAAAAGACGAAGCAATTATTGCTGCCGTAGAGTTATCGCAACGCTATATAACCAATCGTTTTCTTCCGGACAAAGCTATTGATTTGATGGACGAAGCGGCTTCAAAAATCCGAATGGAGATCAATTCTAAACCAGAAGAATTGGATGTTTTGGATCGGAAAGTAATGCAACTCGAAATTGAGATTGAAGCCATCAAGCGCGAAAAAGACGAAAGCAAACTCAAAGTGCTTGGAATGGAACTGGCCAATTTAAAAGAGGACCGCAATACTATTTACACCAAGTGGAAATCCGAGAAAGAGGTAGTGGATCGTGTACAGGCCATCAAAACCGAGATTGAAGATTATAAATACGAAGCCGAACGCGCCGAACGTGAGGGCGACTACGGAAAAGTTGCAGAAATCCGATACGGAAAAATCAAAGAAGCTCAAGAACGTTTGGCTATTTTGCACCAAGAATTAATTGAAAATCAAGCAGACGGAAGCGCTTTAATCAAAGAAGAAGTTACGCGAGAAGATATCGCAGAGGTAGTAGCAAAATGGACCGGAATTCCGGTGATGAAAATGCTGCAAGGCGAACGTGAAAAACTATTGCATCTAGAACAAGAGCTACACCAACGCGTAGTGGGGCAAGAAGAAGCTATCGAAGCCGTAAGTGATGCCGTACGCCGTAGCCGAGCCGGTCTACAAGACATGCGCAAACCAGTTGGAACATTCTTGTTTTTAGGAACCACTGGTGTGGGTAAAACCGAACTTGCCAAAGCCTTAGCAGAATATCTTTTTGACGATGAAAATGCCATGACCCGCATTGATATGAGTGAATATCAAGAACGTCATAGTGTGAGCAGATTAGTAGGTGCGCCTCCAGGATATGTTGGCTATGATGAAGGCGGACAATTAACCGAAGCCGTACGCAGAAAACCCTATTCGGTAATTTTGTTAGACGAGATTGAAAAAGCCCATCCAGACACCTTTAATATTTTGCTACAAGTACTGGATGAAGGCCGCCTAACGGATAATAAAGGGCGTTTGGCAGATTTTAAAAACACCATCATCATCATGACTTCCAATATAGGAAGCCAGATTATACAAGACAAATTTGAAAATCTAAAAGCAAGTATGGAAGACACCACAGAAGCTGCTAAGGCAGAAGTATTGGGTCTTTTGAAACAAACGGTACGTCCTGAATTTATAAACCGTATTGATGAAATTGTGATGTTTACTCCATTGACCACAGCAAATATCACTAAAATTGTGGGGCTACAACTCAAATCTGTGACTAAAATGCTGGCATTACAAGGCATTACTATGGATGCTACTCCAGATGCCATTGCCCATTTGTCCGAAAAAGGATATGATCCACAATTTGGAGCGCGACCAGTAAAACGAGTAATACAACGCGAGGTATTAAACCAATTGTCCAAAGAAATTTTGGCTGGCAAAATAACCACCGATAGCATTATTCTATTAGATGCCTTTGATGGCAAACTAGTTTTTAGAAACCAATCCGAGTTAGTCCAATAA
- the nhaA gene encoding Na+/H+ antiporter NhaA translates to MKRKVKKTIKKIYNGDLFKEFFDNEKATGLILIACTLISLIMANSLFATQYLHTWHIKIGGQSLEYWINDGFMTVFFLLIGLELKREINNGELSNFKDALLPIFAALGGMFIPAGLYLLLNYGTAAQAGAGVPMATDIAFALGILSLLGNRVPLSLKIFLTALAVIDDLGAILVIAIFYTKTIVWLNLILALAVFVGLLILNRMKVRSLTLYLLGGVIMWWFMLHSGIHATITGVLLAFTIPFCNGERDSIFSALERALHKPVGFFILPLFALANTAIVINSNIGETLSQHYNIGIALGLIVGKPLGIFFCSFLAVKAGICKLPADLTWKTIASVGFLGGIGFTMSIFITLLAFEDQTIINNAKFAILASSLIAGLLGFMFLKSTLKNENIN, encoded by the coding sequence ATGAAAAGAAAAGTAAAGAAGACCATTAAAAAAATTTACAACGGAGACTTATTCAAAGAATTTTTTGACAACGAAAAAGCCACTGGACTAATCTTAATTGCGTGTACTTTGATCTCCTTAATTATGGCAAATTCGTTATTTGCTACACAATATTTACATACTTGGCACATTAAAATTGGCGGCCAAAGTTTAGAATATTGGATTAATGACGGCTTCATGACGGTGTTTTTCTTGCTGATTGGATTAGAATTAAAACGAGAAATAAACAATGGCGAGCTATCTAATTTTAAAGATGCGCTACTACCCATATTTGCTGCCTTAGGAGGAATGTTTATTCCGGCAGGATTGTACTTACTCTTAAATTATGGTACCGCTGCACAAGCAGGAGCAGGAGTTCCTATGGCTACAGATATTGCTTTTGCCTTAGGGATACTATCTTTGTTAGGAAACCGGGTGCCACTATCGCTAAAAATATTTTTAACTGCCTTGGCCGTTATTGATGATTTGGGTGCCATACTTGTAATTGCCATTTTTTATACCAAAACCATTGTATGGCTCAATCTAATTCTAGCCCTAGCTGTATTTGTTGGTTTATTAATCCTAAATAGAATGAAAGTTAGGAGTTTGACTCTTTACTTACTCGGTGGAGTAATTATGTGGTGGTTTATGCTACACTCTGGTATACACGCTACCATTACGGGGGTTTTATTAGCATTCACTATCCCTTTTTGCAATGGCGAAAGAGATTCTATATTCTCGGCATTAGAAAGAGCCTTACACAAGCCCGTTGGTTTTTTTATCTTACCGCTTTTTGCACTAGCAAATACCGCCATAGTTATCAACTCTAACATTGGCGAAACCCTATCCCAACACTACAATATTGGTATAGCCTTAGGATTGATAGTAGGAAAACCCTTAGGAATCTTTTTCTGTAGTTTCTTGGCAGTTAAAGCCGGAATATGCAAATTACCCGCTGATCTAACCTGGAAAACAATTGCCAGTGTAGGATTTTTAGGAGGAATAGGCTTCACGATGTCTATATTTATTACCTTACTTGCTTTTGAGGATCAAACTATCATAAATAATGCTAAATTTGCAATTTTAGCCTCATCGCTAATCGCAGGTTTACTAGGTTTTATGTTCTTGAAAAGCACTTTAAAAAATGAAAATATTAATTGA
- a CDS encoding cyclase family protein has translation MKIIDLSKPIQYNKSDPWFMKVKIKHKPHQKSKWLIRLLGLPFHLFPKDFVGWADDTIQKMGVHSTTHIDAPWHYSPTTNGQKSKTIDEIPLEWCFGEGLVIDMKHKADFDPITITDIEIFLEEKQLDIKPGMIVLIKTGRDKYNGTKNFHKIGTGMSAAATEWIIDKGIKVMGIDSWGWDLPLPYMLKKAKETANPELFWEAHLIGKNKEYCHMEQLVNLDKLPYEGFKIAVFPLKIVGASAAPARVVAIFD, from the coding sequence ATGAAAATTATAGATTTATCTAAGCCTATTCAATACAATAAATCAGACCCTTGGTTTATGAAAGTTAAAATAAAACACAAACCACATCAAAAATCAAAATGGCTTATTCGGTTATTAGGATTGCCATTCCATCTATTCCCTAAAGATTTTGTGGGCTGGGCTGATGATACCATTCAAAAAATGGGAGTACATTCTACTACACATATTGATGCTCCTTGGCATTATTCACCAACAACAAATGGCCAAAAATCTAAAACAATTGATGAAATTCCTTTAGAATGGTGCTTTGGCGAAGGACTAGTTATTGACATGAAACATAAAGCAGATTTTGATCCTATAACAATTACAGATATCGAGATATTCTTAGAAGAAAAACAACTCGATATTAAACCAGGGATGATTGTACTTATTAAAACAGGTCGAGACAAATATAATGGAACAAAAAATTTTCATAAAATAGGTACCGGTATGAGCGCTGCAGCAACCGAGTGGATCATTGATAAAGGAATAAAAGTAATGGGAATTGATTCTTGGGGTTGGGACTTACCGCTACCATATATGCTTAAAAAGGCGAAAGAAACTGCTAATCCAGAATTATTTTGGGAAGCCCATTTAATAGGCAAAAACAAAGAATACTGCCACATGGAGCAACTGGTTAATCTAGACAAGCTTCCGTATGAAGGTTTTAAAATTGCTGTTTTCCCGTTAAAAATAGTTGGTGCTTCGGCTGCACCAGCAAGAGTTGTTGCTATTTTTGATTAA
- the yaaA gene encoding peroxide stress protein YaaA, with protein sequence MKIVISPAKSLNLDRDLPTEVFTKPLFLDEATRIQKELKQKTPKELANLMHISDKLADLNWQRNQEWKTPFTIENARPAIFTFDGDVYTGLDPYSLVTDKIELLQGQLRILSGLYGILKPLDLMQAYRLEMGTKLAVNGATNLYEFWKKSITESLNSELEAGELFVNLASKEYFSAVDTKTLKVPVITPDFKEYKDGKLKIISFYAKKARGSMVRYIIDTNAKTIADLQGFNYDGYQFDATISKGNQLVFTR encoded by the coding sequence ATGAAAATTGTAATATCGCCTGCTAAATCTTTGAATTTAGATAGAGACTTGCCTACCGAGGTATTCACTAAACCATTATTTTTGGATGAAGCTACACGTATCCAGAAAGAGTTAAAACAAAAAACGCCCAAAGAACTAGCTAATTTGATGCATATTTCGGATAAATTGGCAGATTTAAACTGGCAGCGCAACCAAGAGTGGAAAACACCCTTTACCATTGAAAATGCACGCCCAGCAATATTTACCTTTGATGGAGATGTGTACACTGGATTGGATCCTTATAGCTTGGTTACAGACAAAATAGAGTTGCTCCAAGGGCAATTGCGCATCCTGTCGGGATTGTACGGAATTTTGAAACCACTAGATTTAATGCAAGCCTATCGTTTAGAAATGGGAACAAAACTAGCGGTTAATGGCGCAACTAATTTGTATGAATTCTGGAAAAAATCCATTACGGAAAGCTTAAATTCAGAATTAGAAGCAGGAGAGCTTTTTGTAAACCTGGCCAGTAAAGAATATTTTTCGGCGGTAGATACTAAAACATTAAAAGTGCCTGTAATTACTCCAGATTTTAAAGAATATAAAGATGGTAAACTAAAAATTATAAGTTTTTATGCCAAAAAAGCCCGTGGCAGCATGGTGCGTTATATTATAGACACAAATGCCAAAACAATTGCAGATCTACAAGGGTTTAATTATGATGGATACCAATTTGATGCTACAATATCTAAAGGAAATCAGTTGGTTTTTACAAGATAA
- a CDS encoding MgtC/SapB family protein, whose protein sequence is MTELFFHFGFALAIGLLIGLERQFKMSGDLEHALFGGIRTFPLLALTGCTAAMLGDLMDSPWGFVLPIAIVGAFLVVAYLGTVKNGDLGLTTEVSALLTVLIGALCYYSQLELAAALGIVVLFLLSLKTELHQFSKMFTQLEIVSLAKFGLMTAIILPILPDQPSLAAPFDVLILRNIWLMVLLVSAIGIVGYFLNKNIKKNKAIVLTGFLGGLISSTAVTLSYSSRSKNQAALSRSFAIAILVAWITMFLRIIIEVAIINYALVSSLWIPMTVAASTGAAYCWFIRPKQAQNQTQNEDAEIQAPFSLKRSLIFGGLYAAVIVIANIAQINFGDQGIYLSAIAAGFTDVDAITLSMAEMSQQSGSLEPSVAVRAITLAAVSNTVVKATVVLFTAHKALKKIVLPGVLLLIITTLVAAFWI, encoded by the coding sequence ATGACTGAACTATTTTTTCATTTTGGATTTGCACTCGCCATTGGCTTGTTAATTGGTTTAGAACGACAATTTAAAATGTCTGGAGATTTAGAACATGCTCTTTTTGGAGGCATCCGTACTTTTCCTCTTCTTGCACTAACTGGTTGTACGGCTGCCATGTTAGGAGATTTGATGGATTCGCCATGGGGTTTTGTACTACCCATTGCCATTGTAGGAGCTTTTTTGGTTGTTGCCTATTTAGGAACCGTCAAAAATGGAGATCTTGGGTTAACAACAGAAGTTTCTGCACTGCTTACGGTACTCATTGGTGCTTTGTGCTATTATAGCCAATTAGAATTAGCTGCGGCATTAGGCATTGTAGTTTTGTTTTTATTGTCTTTAAAAACAGAACTACACCAATTTAGTAAAATGTTCACCCAACTAGAAATTGTAAGTTTGGCTAAATTTGGATTAATGACGGCTATTATTTTACCAATACTCCCTGACCAACCTAGTTTAGCTGCTCCATTTGATGTTTTAATTTTACGAAATATCTGGTTAATGGTATTACTGGTAAGTGCCATAGGTATTGTGGGCTACTTTTTAAACAAAAACATTAAAAAAAATAAAGCGATTGTTTTAACGGGTTTTTTGGGCGGTTTAATTTCGAGCACGGCAGTAACCCTATCGTATTCTTCTCGAAGTAAAAATCAAGCAGCTCTCTCTAGATCTTTTGCAATAGCAATACTTGTTGCTTGGATTACGATGTTTCTTCGGATAATTATAGAAGTGGCTATTATTAATTATGCCTTGGTTAGCAGTCTATGGATCCCCATGACTGTAGCAGCTAGCACAGGAGCGGCTTATTGTTGGTTTATTAGACCAAAACAAGCCCAGAACCAAACCCAGAACGAGGATGCAGAGATACAAGCCCCTTTTTCTTTAAAAAGATCCCTTATTTTTGGAGGGCTTTATGCCGCAGTAATTGTGATTGCAAATATAGCTCAGATTAATTTTGGAGACCAAGGTATTTATCTATCTGCTATAGCTGCAGGATTTACGGATGTAGATGCAATTACGCTTTCTATGGCCGAAATGAGTCAGCAATCCGGTAGTCTAGAACCTAGTGTTGCCGTCCGAGCCATTACACTGGCAGCGGTTTCTAATACGGTTGTAAAAGCTACTGTGGTTCTGTTTACGGCACACAAAGCACTAAAAAAAATAGTATTACCAGGGGTGTTATTACTTATTATAACCACATTGGTTGCCGCTTTTTGGATCTAA
- a CDS encoding TetR family transcriptional regulator, producing MPFTTEFNSKQIQILEVAESLFAEKGFDGTPIRTIAKEAKINVAMVSYYFGSKEGLLESLVLFRTKDLKAMIDALLLQNISSKEKINKLIEIYIHQINANKGIYRILHFEVATKKRDLDIDAFTALRKSNFNALEAIVLIGQEEGIFKKDIAIPLLTPTILGTFFHFHMNKEYFKTLLHLDSEEAYDQYIVQDLTQHIQQTIKALLMI from the coding sequence ATGCCATTTACTACCGAATTTAATAGCAAACAGATTCAAATTTTAGAAGTAGCCGAAAGCCTGTTTGCCGAAAAAGGATTTGATGGCACGCCAATTAGAACCATTGCCAAAGAAGCAAAGATTAATGTGGCTATGGTATCGTATTATTTTGGGTCTAAAGAAGGCTTGTTAGAATCTTTGGTTTTATTTAGAACTAAAGATTTAAAAGCCATGATTGATGCTTTATTGCTCCAAAATATTTCTTCTAAAGAAAAAATAAACAAACTAATTGAAATTTATATCCACCAGATTAATGCCAACAAAGGTATTTATAGAATCTTGCACTTTGAGGTGGCCACCAAAAAAAGGGATCTGGATATTGACGCTTTTACAGCCCTCCGAAAAAGCAATTTTAATGCCCTAGAGGCTATCGTGCTAATAGGCCAAGAAGAAGGTATTTTTAAAAAAGACATTGCCATACCACTGCTTACGCCTACCATTTTAGGAACTTTTTTTCATTTTCATATGAACAAAGAGTATTTTAAAACGCTGTTGCATTTAGACTCCGAAGAAGCCTATGACCAATACATCGTACAGGATCTCACCCAACACATACAACAAACCATAAAAGCACTCTTAATGATTTAA
- a CDS encoding TIGR00341 family protein, whose protein sequence is MKILIDKLLDYINLNKGEDDKYKVLENVKANISFRGSNLWILACAIVIASIGLNVNSAAVIIGAMLISPLMGPIIGAGFGLGIFDFDLLKRSLKNLLVATLVGLLVSAIYFFISPFKETQPELLSRTAPNIYDILIAFSGGVVGAIAITRVEKGNPIPGVAIATALMPPLCTAGYGLAIGSMKFFFGAIYLYSINCVFICISTFFIVTYLKYPKKKQLDERSEKKVRYIITSLITILILPSIYFAYQLFEQKNYQHQIDVFIEKEFSDKGIAILYKKTKFNENPKKLELGFLSTKFSEAQIKNYNSKLKQYAVTNTKLVVIQDTTDLKSSILNEIKYNKSVLSEKDVTILNLKKQIAADRYDNAGLLAEIQILFPEIENLAVSNHTFNENTDSIRILPIVVYKSKVALKDENRDKLNQWLQQRLAKKEIELYQQPNKVVAQKKTTKKQKK, encoded by the coding sequence ATGAAAATATTAATTGATAAACTACTGGATTACATCAACTTAAACAAAGGAGAAGATGATAAATACAAAGTATTAGAAAATGTAAAAGCAAACATCTCTTTTAGAGGTTCCAATCTCTGGATTTTGGCTTGTGCGATAGTAATTGCGTCTATAGGTCTGAATGTAAATTCAGCAGCTGTGATTATTGGTGCCATGCTAATATCTCCCTTAATGGGTCCAATTATTGGTGCTGGTTTTGGATTGGGTATTTTTGATTTTGACTTACTCAAAAGATCCTTAAAAAATCTTTTGGTTGCTACCTTGGTTGGGTTACTTGTGTCGGCTATCTATTTTTTTATTAGCCCTTTTAAAGAAACCCAACCCGAATTACTATCCAGAACGGCTCCCAATATTTATGATATTCTAATTGCCTTTTCGGGAGGAGTAGTAGGCGCAATAGCCATAACTAGAGTAGAAAAAGGCAATCCAATTCCAGGAGTAGCTATTGCTACAGCTCTTATGCCTCCACTTTGTACAGCAGGCTACGGATTGGCCATAGGGAGCATGAAATTTTTCTTTGGCGCAATATACCTCTACTCTATCAACTGTGTATTTATTTGTATTTCTACTTTTTTTATAGTAACCTATTTAAAATATCCTAAGAAAAAACAATTAGACGAACGTAGTGAAAAAAAAGTACGGTATATCATCACCAGCTTAATAACTATTTTGATTCTACCGAGTATTTATTTTGCCTATCAATTATTTGAACAAAAAAATTACCAACACCAAATAGACGTATTTATTGAAAAAGAATTTTCGGATAAAGGGATTGCAATCTTATACAAAAAGACAAAATTTAATGAAAATCCAAAAAAATTGGAATTAGGTTTTTTGAGCACCAAGTTTTCGGAAGCACAAATAAAAAACTATAACTCAAAATTAAAACAATACGCGGTTACAAACACAAAACTAGTTGTAATTCAAGACACTACAGATCTTAAAAGCTCTATTTTGAATGAAATAAAATACAACAAATCGGTATTGAGTGAAAAAGATGTTACTATCTTAAATCTAAAAAAACAAATTGCAGCAGATCGGTATGACAATGCTGGCTTACTAGCGGAGATTCAAATTTTGTTTCCAGAGATAGAAAACCTTGCAGTATCTAACCACACTTTCAATGAAAATACCGATAGCATCCGTATCCTTCCGATAGTTGTGTACAAAAGTAAAGTTGCCTTAAAAGACGAAAATAGAGACAAACTGAACCAATGGCTACAACAACGACTCGCCAAAAAAGAAATAGAACTGTACCAACAACCAAATAAAGTGGTTGCACAAAAGAAGACAACCAAAAAACAAAAAAAATAG
- a CDS encoding DoxX family protein, translating into MTKNKILFWTIIKAIMAIFMLYGGIQHFVATAFYWPFVPGFLPFKMAIIYISGFLEIAVGILLLFKKSQGVAAMALLVLMLVFLPIHIWDVFSETPAIGSTQAALVRLPVQLLFIAISWKLKKIYFT; encoded by the coding sequence ATGACTAAAAACAAAATTTTATTTTGGACTATAATAAAAGCAATTATGGCAATTTTTATGCTATATGGCGGCATACAGCACTTTGTTGCTACGGCATTTTATTGGCCTTTTGTTCCTGGATTTTTGCCTTTTAAAATGGCTATAATTTATATTTCAGGATTCCTAGAAATAGCAGTAGGGATCTTGTTGTTATTTAAAAAATCACAAGGCGTAGCAGCAATGGCATTGTTGGTTTTGATGCTTGTTTTTTTGCCCATACATATTTGGGATGTCTTCTCAGAGACTCCAGCCATAGGCAGCACACAGGCAGCTTTGGTACGCTTGCCAGTACAACTACTTTTTATAGCAATAAGCTGGAAATTAAAGAAAATTTATTTTACCTAA
- a CDS encoding TetR/AcrR family transcriptional regulator, with product MALLQKSKDKRSALLKATLALVNNGGIQSASMAKVAKMACVSPATIYLYFDSKQDLVNQLYLSVKSAFAEAAFAAYNKDERVKQNFEKIWHAMACYKSSYTEEASFLSQCDNTPMIDESTRQEGLVHFKPLFDLWEQGKKEGIIKDVSPYLLYAYSIYPIAFLVNMQVRGNCSLNSAVIKQAFEAAWDSIGVVGGGVRDFK from the coding sequence ATGGCATTGCTCCAAAAAAGTAAAGACAAACGCAGCGCACTCCTAAAGGCAACCTTAGCATTAGTTAATAATGGCGGTATCCAGAGCGCCTCTATGGCAAAGGTAGCCAAAATGGCTTGTGTCTCGCCGGCTACAATCTATCTGTATTTTGATAGCAAACAAGATTTGGTAAACCAATTGTATTTGAGTGTAAAAAGTGCATTTGCAGAAGCAGCTTTTGCAGCATATAATAAAGACGAAAGAGTCAAACAAAATTTTGAAAAAATATGGCATGCCATGGCTTGCTATAAATCCAGTTATACAGAAGAAGCCTCGTTTTTATCCCAATGTGACAACACTCCAATGATTGATGAGTCCACCAGACAAGAGGGCTTAGTACACTTTAAACCTCTCTTTGATTTGTGGGAGCAAGGCAAGAAAGAGGGCATAATAAAGGATGTTTCGCCGTATTTGTTATACGCTTACAGTATTTATCCTATTGCTTTTTTGGTCAACATGCAAGTTAGAGGCAACTGCTCCCTAAATAGTGCAGTAATAAAACAAGCTTTTGAGGCTGCTTGGGATAGTATTGGAGTTGTTGGTGGTGGCGTAAGGGATTTTAAATAA
- the ytxJ gene encoding bacillithiol system redox-active protein YtxJ: MQFLKNIFGSSEDPNASELKMDWEPLNHMDQLNAIKTVSMEKPVLIFKHSTRCSVSRMALKQFEREFDFPQRVTPYFLDLLAFREISDAIVTGFGVQHQSPQLILIKEGKAIYDASHSAIVAADLKTKL, encoded by the coding sequence ATGCAATTTTTAAAAAATATTTTTGGAAGTTCTGAAGACCCAAATGCTTCTGAGCTTAAAATGGATTGGGAGCCATTAAATCACATGGACCAATTAAATGCCATTAAAACAGTGTCTATGGAAAAACCGGTGCTTATATTCAAACACAGTACCCGATGCAGTGTGAGCCGTATGGCTTTAAAGCAATTTGAAAGAGAATTTGATTTTCCGCAGAGAGTAACGCCTTATTTTTTAGACTTACTTGCTTTTCGCGAAATTTCGGATGCTATTGTTACTGGTTTTGGAGTACAACACCAATCCCCACAACTCATTTTAATTAAAGAGGGCAAGGCAATTTATGATGCTTCACATAGTGCTATTGTTGCTGCCGATTTAAAAACGAAACTGTAA